A window from uncultured Desulfobacter sp. encodes these proteins:
- a CDS encoding class I SAM-dependent methyltransferase — translation MTRKIPIKTGTVEETLLLPLWGRAYETQKNNPRLVDKSAVTILDQIDYDFSDIEKTQSMSQHGWVARSLHTDKMAQGFIKQHPEATIVNIGCGLDTTFSRIDNGQIMFYELDLPDVMTLRKNFYEDSDRHKSIASSFLDTEWFKQITVRDGLLFLAGGVLCYFQEAQIKRFFIQVADHFKSCDFYFDSLSPMGMKFAKKQVLKKGGMDMSMDGGWGLKPVKILEQWDKRIQVINSIPMSKGMKHGIPFKAKLASTIADMLGVCSMVHMRISQT, via the coding sequence ATGACCCGGAAAATACCTATCAAAACAGGCACGGTTGAGGAGACGCTTTTACTGCCGTTGTGGGGCAGGGCATATGAAACACAAAAAAACAACCCGCGCTTGGTTGATAAAAGCGCGGTGACGATTCTTGATCAGATTGATTACGATTTTTCAGATATCGAAAAAACCCAATCCATGTCCCAGCATGGTTGGGTTGCACGCAGCCTGCATACCGATAAAATGGCGCAAGGGTTCATAAAACAACATCCCGAGGCGACAATTGTCAATATCGGCTGTGGCCTGGACACGACCTTCAGCCGGATTGATAATGGTCAAATCATGTTTTATGAACTTGATCTGCCGGATGTTATGACTTTGAGGAAAAATTTTTATGAAGACAGTGACAGGCACAAAAGCATTGCCTCTTCATTTCTGGACACTGAATGGTTTAAGCAGATAACAGTCCGGGACGGGTTGCTGTTTCTGGCCGGTGGTGTGCTGTGCTATTTCCAGGAAGCGCAGATCAAACGGTTTTTTATCCAAGTCGCTGACCATTTTAAATCATGTGATTTTTATTTTGATTCTTTGTCCCCCATGGGAATGAAATTTGCGAAAAAGCAGGTACTAAAAAAAGGCGGCATGGACATGTCCATGGATGGCGGATGGGGGCTGAAACCGGTAAAAATACTTGAACAATGGGACAAAAGAATTCAGGTCATAAATTCAATTCCCATGTCCAAAGGAATGAAGCACGGGATTCCATTTAAAGCAAAATTAGCATCTACCATTGCAGATATGCTTGGTGTTTGCTCGATGGTGCATATGAGAATCAGCCAAACCTAA
- a CDS encoding ABC transporter ATP-binding protein produces MESKIKPTTFLQSYKAGKTIAGENGPEYKRSMLLFVAAFTAEGLAYLCFFPLLFCLFGAKPSAAGATGWLIVMLMLVAVELYCRWYGHDFDFKGTIVDVAHRLRLDLGEKLKSMPLEKLYSYKTGTLNNVLSVGVEYSVLSMGIVSSVIIQTVIPPVLLILVTFVIEWRLAFTMLVLFCIAVPVQKWHRSGSSRGKIACGKALAQVESDVLEYVQGLPVLRSTNQVGERAVGLQASLRNHKKVQTKSVIELIAPMVVMSGIVEIGLIAVLSMGIFMISQGSLTLSVSASLLVIISRFSEPLSLFSNLTQVFDIMDAALIRITELLSIKPLAVDYPLAELRQFDIAFSQVSFAYAKEDQYALQDVSFSIPAGKLTALVGPSGSGKTTITKLIMRYADPQEGLVKIGGTDIKQIRQEDLMKNLSVVFQDVYLFDDTILNNIRMGNPDATDEQVKDAAQKAFCHEFINRLPDGYNTAVGDIGGAMSGGEKQRISIARAILKDAPVVMLDEPTAALDTQSEVAVQKAIDALVADKTVIVIAHRLSTIAGADNILVVENGKIAEQGTHTQLITLQKRYAAMWHAQQRTKEWNIPGY; encoded by the coding sequence ATGGAATCGAAAATAAAACCGACCACCTTTTTGCAGTCATACAAGGCGGGGAAAACAATAGCCGGAGAGAATGGCCCTGAATATAAAAGAAGCATGCTGCTGTTCGTTGCCGCCTTTACTGCCGAAGGATTGGCGTATCTGTGTTTTTTCCCTCTGCTTTTCTGTCTTTTCGGGGCAAAGCCTTCGGCGGCCGGCGCGACAGGATGGCTGATTGTCATGCTCATGCTGGTGGCCGTTGAGTTGTATTGCAGATGGTATGGGCATGACTTTGATTTTAAAGGTACCATCGTGGATGTCGCCCACAGGCTGCGCCTTGATCTTGGGGAAAAACTGAAAAGCATGCCCCTGGAAAAACTGTATTCATATAAGACCGGAACATTGAACAATGTGCTTTCCGTCGGGGTTGAATATTCCGTGCTCTCCATGGGCATTGTCAGTTCCGTCATCATACAGACGGTGATTCCGCCGGTGCTTTTGATCCTTGTTACCTTTGTAATTGAATGGCGGCTGGCTTTTACGATGCTTGTGCTTTTCTGTATTGCGGTGCCGGTTCAAAAGTGGCACAGAAGCGGGTCAAGCAGAGGAAAGATCGCCTGTGGCAAGGCCCTGGCCCAGGTGGAATCAGATGTACTTGAATATGTACAGGGCCTGCCTGTGTTGCGTTCAACCAATCAGGTCGGGGAACGGGCCGTTGGGCTACAGGCGTCCCTTCGTAATCATAAAAAAGTGCAGACAAAATCAGTTATAGAGCTTATCGCGCCCATGGTTGTTATGTCCGGGATTGTGGAGATCGGTCTGATTGCTGTGTTGTCCATGGGCATATTTATGATATCCCAGGGCAGTCTGACCCTGTCCGTATCCGCCTCATTGCTGGTCATTATCTCCCGCTTCAGCGAGCCTTTGTCTTTGTTTTCAAACCTGACCCAGGTTTTTGATATTATGGATGCCGCTTTAATCCGGATAACGGAATTGCTCTCCATCAAACCATTGGCGGTCGACTATCCCCTTGCCGAACTCCGACAATTCGACATTGCGTTTTCCCAAGTCTCTTTTGCCTATGCAAAAGAGGATCAATATGCCCTGCAAGATGTCTCCTTCTCCATTCCGGCCGGTAAACTTACGGCCCTTGTGGGCCCGTCCGGTTCCGGCAAAACAACAATTACCAAATTGATCATGCGTTACGCCGATCCCCAGGAAGGCTTGGTGAAAATAGGTGGTACGGATATCAAGCAAATCAGGCAGGAAGATTTAATGAAAAATTTATCCGTGGTCTTTCAGGATGTCTATCTGTTTGATGACACCATCTTAAACAATATCAGGATGGGCAATCCCGATGCCACGGATGAACAGGTCAAAGATGCGGCCCAAAAGGCATTTTGCCATGAATTCATAAACCGTTTGCCCGATGGGTATAATACGGCAGTGGGGGATATCGGCGGGGCCATGTCCGGCGGGGAAAAGCAGCGGATAAGCATCGCAAGGGCCATACTCAAAGACGCCCCCGTTGTCATGCTGGATGAACCCACGGCGGCATTGGATACCCAAAGCGAGGTGGCGGTACAAAAGGCCATTGACGCACTGGTTGCAGATAAAACCGTTATTGTGATCGCCCACCGTCTATCCACAATTGCCGGGGCCGACAATATTCTGGTGGTGGAAAACGGCAAAATTGCGGAACAGGGGACCCACACGCAATTAATAACCCTGCAGAAAAGATACGCTGCCATGTGGCATGCGCAACAGAGAACAAAAGAGTGGAATATCCCAGGCTATTAA
- a CDS encoding 4-oxalocrotonate tautomerase family protein — translation MPYVNIKITDENVTREQKLKLVQGVTQLLVDVLGKNPATTVVVIDEVNTDNWGIGGKCVTELRKGK, via the coding sequence ATGCCATACGTTAACATCAAGATTACAGATGAGAATGTGACAAGAGAACAGAAGCTAAAACTAGTTCAAGGGGTAACACAGCTCCTGGTGGATGTTTTGGGCAAGAACCCTGCCACCACGGTTGTCGTCATTGATGAAGTCAATACCGACAACTGGGGCATAGGTGGAAAATGCGTAACTGAACTCAGAAAAGGCAAATAA
- a CDS encoding ABC transporter ATP-binding protein has translation MRKKEMKQGLWAIMDPVMTWIYLAMATTAVGAIASIVSIYFMAKALNAVVTGNTAVVLGLGVNLWQLLCLIAALVIVSFLCRKGGFVISHLGAFRLEQILRTRLSDHLAKLPLGFITNTGSGTLKKVLVDDVNMLHAFVADSTPFIGKSLAGPVMSLIMMFVIDWRLAMVSITVLLLGGVFMRLAMRDNEVLRRKYDESQEMINSAVIEFVQAMPVVRTFDAGTSSFKRYTKALDEFRVAVKSWYDYSGNASRMGILILSPMPTLVAVTAAGIFFVSTGTLAFPYFIALLMLSTGMADAMMPLMWLNNFIKKSEAGALRIQDILRMEIMPVTEHPEQPNDASVVFEQVSFRYENRDSYALRDVSFEVPEGTVTALVGPSGAGKTTVARLIPRFWDVEKGTIRIGGTDIRNMLPETLMCHVAFVFQDTFLFNDTIANNIRLAKPEASDEEIYEAAKASQVHDFILSLPDGYQTIAGDRGLRLSGGQKQRITIARAILRNAPIVVLDEATAFADPENEEEIIRAVSSLMKGKTVIIIAHRLSTIRDVNQIIVFDQGMITEKGRHGELINNNGVYAVLWKNYEQAQAWNLQK, from the coding sequence ATGAGAAAAAAGGAAATGAAACAGGGCTTGTGGGCGATCATGGATCCGGTTATGACCTGGATTTATCTGGCCATGGCCACGACGGCCGTTGGCGCGATCGCTTCCATTGTCAGTATCTATTTCATGGCAAAAGCCCTGAACGCCGTCGTAACCGGAAACACAGCTGTTGTTTTGGGACTTGGCGTTAATCTCTGGCAGTTGCTGTGCCTGATCGCAGCGCTGGTGATCGTAAGTTTTCTGTGCCGCAAGGGCGGCTTTGTGATTTCCCATCTGGGGGCCTTTCGCCTTGAACAGATTCTTAGAACCAGGCTCTCTGATCATCTGGCGAAACTGCCGCTGGGGTTTATTACCAACACCGGTTCAGGAACGTTGAAAAAAGTGCTTGTGGATGATGTGAACATGCTTCACGCCTTTGTGGCGGACAGCACCCCGTTTATCGGGAAAAGCCTGGCAGGCCCGGTGATGTCCCTGATCATGATGTTTGTGATTGACTGGCGTCTTGCCATGGTGAGCATCACCGTGCTGCTTTTGGGCGGGGTTTTCATGCGTTTGGCCATGCGGGACAATGAAGTGCTCCGACGAAAGTATGATGAAAGCCAGGAGATGATTAATTCGGCGGTCATTGAGTTTGTGCAGGCCATGCCGGTGGTCAGGACCTTTGATGCCGGAACAAGTTCCTTTAAAAGATACACAAAGGCCCTGGATGAATTCCGGGTTGCGGTTAAATCGTGGTATGATTATTCCGGCAACGCGTCCAGGATGGGGATACTGATTTTAAGCCCCATGCCCACACTGGTGGCCGTTACCGCTGCAGGTATTTTTTTTGTATCCACAGGAACCCTTGCCTTTCCCTATTTCATTGCCCTTTTGATGCTCAGTACCGGTATGGCGGATGCCATGATGCCGCTGATGTGGCTCAATAACTTCATAAAAAAATCCGAAGCCGGTGCATTGAGAATACAGGATATCCTGCGCATGGAGATCATGCCGGTGACAGAGCACCCCGAACAGCCCAACGATGCATCCGTCGTGTTTGAACAGGTGAGCTTCAGGTATGAAAACAGGGACAGTTATGCCCTGCGCGATGTAAGCTTTGAAGTCCCGGAAGGGACCGTAACGGCATTGGTCGGGCCTTCGGGTGCCGGCAAGACCACCGTGGCAAGATTGATACCCCGATTCTGGGATGTTGAAAAAGGAACCATCCGAATCGGCGGCACTGACATTCGCAATATGCTGCCCGAAACGTTGATGTGCCATGTGGCGTTTGTCTTTCAGGATACCTTTTTATTCAATGACACCATTGCAAACAACATCAGACTGGCTAAACCGGAAGCCTCGGATGAAGAGATATACGAAGCGGCAAAGGCATCGCAGGTCCATGATTTTATCCTGTCACTCCCCGACGGCTACCAAACCATTGCCGGAGACAGGGGCTTGAGGCTTTCGGGCGGTCAGAAGCAGAGAATTACCATTGCCAGAGCAATCTTGCGAAACGCACCCATTGTTGTGCTTGACGAGGCCACCGCCTTTGCCGATCCGGAAAACGAGGAAGAGATCATCCGGGCGGTGTCAAGCCTGATGAAGGGTAAAACCGTCATTATCATCGCCCACAGGCTGTCCACCATAAGAGATGTGAACCAGATCATTGTGTTTGACCAGGGCATGATCACAGAAAAAGGGCGTCATGGGGAGCTGATCAACAATAACGGTGTTTACGCAGTGCTCTGGAAAAACTACGAACAGGCACAGGCGTGGAACTTGCAAAAATAA